One window of the Dermacentor andersoni chromosome 10, qqDerAnde1_hic_scaffold, whole genome shotgun sequence genome contains the following:
- the LOC126519297 gene encoding 15-hydroxyprostaglandin dehydrogenase [NAD(+)]-like, whose protein sequence is MKDFNGKVALITGGAMGLGRGIAEALLQKGCKVSILDIDEAMGKQTAADMVKKFPNSNCVFYKCDVSNDAQLEDGFKKTKNHYGVINIVVNNAGIAGEDNWRKVFAVNIEAYYSGILLGMKYMDKSKGGKGGHIVNVSSVSGIYVLPELPAFITSQASIVTMTRCFGTDMYFSRTGVKVHCICPDPIDTRLWAQLSDYCRMSEDTVEYAHVYDTRIQQPVVVALAIVQLLEDERNGGIMLCLHKIGNKYHEFPALPNP, encoded by the exons ATGAAGGACTTCAACGGCAAGGTGGCCCTCATCACTGGAGGTGCCATGGGTCTCGGACGAGGCATCGCCGAAGCCCTGCTACAGAAGGGTTGCAAG GTGTCCATCCTTGACATCGACGAAGCTATGGGCAAGCAGACGGCCGCCGACATGGTGAAGAAGTTTCCCAACTCTAACTGCGTATTCTACAAATGTGACGTGAGCAACGATGCCCAGCTTGAAG ATGGCTTCAAGAAGACCAAGAACCACTATGGAGTTATTAATATCGTCGTCAACAATGCCGGTATCGCTGGTGAAGACAACTGGCGAAAAGTCTTCGCCGTGAACATT GAAGCTTACTACTCCGGTATACTCCTCGGGATGAAATACATGGACAAATCTAAAGGTGGAAAAGGAGGACACATCGTCAACGTCTCATCGGTATCAG GTATTTACGTGCTTCCGGAGCTGCCTGCGTTCATCACATCCCAAGCCTCCATCGTCACCAtgaccagatgcttcgga ACCGACATGTACTTCAGCCGCACCGGTGTGAAGGTTCACTGCATCTGCCCGGACCCCATCGATACCAGGCTCTGGGCCCAGCTGTCAGACTACTGTCGAATGTCAGAGGACACCGTTGAATACGCCCACGTCTACGACACCCGCATCCAGCA GCCCGTCGTAGTGGCACTCGCCATCGTTCAACTCCTGGAGGACGAACGCAACGGCGGCATCATGCTGTGCCTGCACAAGATTGGCAACAAGTACCACGAGTTCCCGGCCCTGCCAAATCCATGA